In Limibacter armeniacum, a single window of DNA contains:
- a CDS encoding DUF202 domain-containing protein, translating to MMENKELITRDYLAIERTKLANERTFLAYFRTFIAMFSSGLAILELDFLAQVDRLGVGLLVLSPCVLLVGILQLIRVRKVIRKYYHN from the coding sequence ATGATGGAGAACAAAGAATTGATCACCAGAGACTATCTGGCAATTGAGCGTACAAAACTGGCTAATGAGCGTACATTTTTGGCTTACTTCAGGACATTTATAGCCATGTTCAGTTCAGGGTTGGCAATACTTGAATTGGACTTTTTGGCTCAGGTTGACCGTTTGGGAGTAGGTCTACTGGTTTTATCCCCTTGTGTATTGCTGGTCGGGATTCTTCAGTTAATCAGGGTACGTAAAGTGATCAGAAAATACTATCATAATTGA
- a CDS encoding YtoQ family protein produces the protein MQINVYLAGQIHDDWRDTFRAHAVEIGLAVNFLAPMEVHERSDNVGEDILGVQPNPVMKDEVASMMNNLRTRVLVEKADVVIAYFDTSQYRQWNTAMDAGIAIGMGKPLILVRDATKHHALKEISNRAQVTVETPEQALQALQYIFE, from the coding sequence ATGCAAATCAATGTTTATCTGGCAGGGCAAATTCATGATGACTGGAGAGATACTTTCCGTGCACATGCAGTAGAGATAGGGTTAGCCGTAAATTTTCTAGCACCTATGGAGGTACACGAACGTTCGGATAACGTGGGAGAAGACATATTGGGAGTGCAACCTAATCCGGTGATGAAAGACGAAGTAGCCTCAATGATGAATAACCTGCGTACAAGGGTATTGGTTGAAAAAGCCGATGTGGTAATCGCATATTTTGATACAAGTCAATACCGACAGTGGAATACAGCTATGGATGCGGGAATTGCAATTGGAATGGGTAAGCCACTTATTTTGGTAAGAGATGCGACAAAACACCACGCACTGAAAGAGATTTCCAATAGGGCACAGGTAACAGTTGAAACGCCAGAGCAGGCGCTACAGGCACTTCAGTATATTTTTGAATAA
- a CDS encoding DUF368 domain-containing protein produces MKEKLLIYLKGMGMGAADVVPGVSGGTVAFITGIYERLLNAIGSVDADALRMLLRFDIKGIWKKVDGNFLLPLLAGIFTSVLTLAKLMKYLLETHPILLWSFFFGLIIASAVIVSRQIKHWNAGSIIAIIVGTVAAYYISVLSPSEAPEGLPFVFLSGCIAICAMILPGISGSFILLLMGQYQRIMQAISDFDITKLAVFGMGCLVGILSFSRVLSFLLKRYHDATVALLTGFMIGSLNKVWPWKEVLEYYTNRHGEMKPLVEQNVSPMSFAGDPQLMLAVVLAIGGFVFVYGLEKFAMKKA; encoded by the coding sequence ATGAAAGAAAAACTGCTTATCTATCTGAAAGGCATGGGAATGGGTGCCGCTGATGTGGTACCAGGTGTGTCTGGTGGTACAGTAGCCTTTATTACGGGGATCTACGAAAGGTTACTTAATGCCATTGGGTCGGTAGATGCTGATGCGCTCCGAATGTTACTCCGCTTCGATATCAAGGGAATTTGGAAAAAAGTGGACGGCAACTTCCTTTTGCCTCTACTGGCAGGTATTTTCACGTCAGTCCTGACATTGGCCAAACTGATGAAATACCTACTTGAGACACATCCTATCCTATTGTGGTCGTTCTTCTTCGGACTTATCATAGCCTCTGCCGTGATTGTCAGCAGACAAATCAAACATTGGAATGCAGGCAGTATAATCGCCATTATCGTAGGTACTGTCGCTGCTTATTACATTTCAGTTCTAAGTCCTTCTGAGGCTCCTGAAGGCTTGCCTTTTGTATTTCTGTCAGGGTGCATTGCCATTTGTGCAATGATTTTACCGGGAATTTCAGGCTCATTTATCTTGCTGCTAATGGGACAGTATCAACGCATTATGCAAGCAATCTCAGATTTTGACATTACTAAACTGGCTGTATTCGGTATGGGATGTCTGGTGGGAATACTATCATTTTCAAGAGTCTTGAGTTTCTTACTGAAGCGCTATCACGATGCTACAGTCGCACTACTTACTGGTTTTATGATCGGCTCACTCAATAAGGTATGGCCATGGAAAGAAGTGTTGGAGTATTATACCAACCGTCATGGAGAAATGAAACCTTTGGTTGAGCAGAATGTAAGCCCAATGAGTTTTGCAGGTGACCCTCAATTAATGTTGGCAGTTGTTTTAGCTATTGGCGGTTTTGTATTTGTCTACGGACTCGAAAAATTCGCTATGAAAAAAGCTTGA
- a CDS encoding PspC domain-containing protein: MSKLVKSNSDKILTGVCGGLARYLNIDTTLVRLGFAVAGVLGVGSPILIYFVMALIMPREDPFEMY; the protein is encoded by the coding sequence ATGTCAAAATTGGTAAAATCAAACTCAGATAAAATCCTCACGGGTGTTTGTGGTGGATTGGCGAGGTATCTAAACATTGACACCACTCTAGTTCGTTTAGGGTTTGCGGTAGCAGGCGTATTAGGAGTCGGCTCTCCAATTCTAATCTACTTTGTGATGGCTTTAATAATGCCGAGAGAAGATCCGTTTGAAATGTATTAA
- a CDS encoding O-methyltransferase — MPSDIYIGTLLKSLIASKPKANILELGTGVSLSLAWMIEGLDEHSNLTSIDNDPKLIGIAKDFFGNDPRLNLICIDGTEWIKNYSGDKFDLIFADAWPGKYSELEETLELLKVGGFYVIDDMTPQPNWPEGHNEKAENLTAYLESREDLTMTKMNWSTGVIICTKKA; from the coding sequence ATGCCCTCCGACATTTATATTGGAACGCTTTTAAAGTCACTAATTGCCTCGAAACCGAAGGCGAACATTTTGGAGTTAGGAACAGGCGTTTCCCTTTCTCTTGCATGGATGATTGAGGGATTAGATGAACATTCGAATCTAACTAGTATTGATAATGACCCAAAACTAATCGGCATTGCCAAGGACTTTTTTGGAAACGACCCTAGGTTGAACTTAATCTGTATAGATGGAACTGAGTGGATTAAGAACTACTCAGGAGATAAGTTTGACCTGATTTTTGCCGATGCATGGCCTGGTAAATACAGCGAACTAGAAGAAACGTTGGAACTTCTAAAAGTCGGTGGTTTCTACGTGATTGACGACATGACCCCCCAACCAAATTGGCCAGAAGGACATAATGAAAAAGCTGAGAATCTAACGGCCTATTTAGAGTCGAGGGAAGACTTGACAATGACAAAGATGAACTGGTCAACAGGTGTAATCATCTGCACAAAAAAAGCCTAA